The Fibrobacter sp. UWH6 DNA segment CGTATGCTTGACGTGTTTGACATGCACTGGTATCCCTCGGAAAAGACTTACGCAGAACGTGTCAATTGGCACCGAGTTTTCTTTGATACCACCTACAATTATTCTGGTGCTAATGGTATTAAGTTGGTCAGCGGCAAGTGGGATAACAACCAGACCAAGGAATATATTTTCGAACGTGTGAATGGTTGGCTGGATCAGTATTTCGGTAAAGGTCACGGCATTACCTTGGGCCTTACCGAAACTTCCATTATTGACGAGAAAGATCCCATGACCACGGCGATTTCATATGCATCCTGGCTTGGAACCTTTATGGATCACGGTGTGGAAATTTTCACTCCCTGGACATGGGGCGATGGCATGTACGAAGTGCTGCACCTCTTTAGTCGCTATAACGGGGAATTCCGAGTGCAGTCTGAATCCAGCAACGATTCTTTGCTTTCAGCCTATTCCTCTGTAAGCAACGCAAGAGATTCCATGACGGTGATTCTTGTGAACCGCGCAGAAAAGGATGCACAAAGCGTGACCTTGAATGTGAAGGGCTTGAAGAATGTGGGTGCTTCTGCAGAAACTTTGACATTGGCTGGAATCAGCGGTGAAACTTTCGTTTCTCACGAAAGCAATGCATTGAAGAAGGGCGCTGCAACTGTTGATGTTGCTGCTGGTACAGTGGCTCTCGAAGTGCCGGCAAAATCCATTGTGGCGGTTCGCTTGACTGCTGATGCGGGCGAAGTGATTGAGGCTATTGCAAAACCCATTGTGCGGAACGATCGTCGCCACAATAACCAGCCTATGATTTTCCGCGATGATTACCAAATCAAGGTTCGTGGCGGTGAACACTTCGACAATAAAATTTTCCGTGTGAATGGAAAAGTGGTGAAGTAAAAAAAGTCAACGATGGATTTAATAATAAATGCCCCGGCACAAAAGTGTCGGGGTTTAATGCTTTTTGGATCCTTCGGTCACTGCGTTCCCTCAGGATGACGCGGACGATACAAAAAATTAGCCGTTGACCATCTTTACGAACTGGCGGCAGACTTCTTCGGGATTGGGTTTGCCGAAGATGGCGGAACCGACTACGAAGACGTTGGCGCCAGCTTCCTTGCAGGCGAGGATGTTGTCCAGTTTGACGCCACCATCGATCTGGATATCCAGTTCCGGCTTCATCTGGCGAAGCTCGCGGATCTTGTCCAGGCAATAGGGAATGAGGCTCTGGCCGCCGAAACCCGGATTCACGGACATGACGAGGACCATGTCAACGATGTCCAGCACATGCTTGATGTTAGAAAGCGGGGTTGCGGGGTTGATGGCCACAGCGGGCTTTACGCCAAGTTCTGCAATCTGGTGCAGCAAGCGGTCCAGATGGTTAGTGGTTTCGGCGTGGACGCTAATGAGGTGTGCGCCGGCCTTAGCAAATTCAGCCACGTAGTTTTCGGGGTTGGCAATCATCAGGTGGCAATCCAGGGGGAGGCTGGTGCCCTTCTTGACGCAGGCGGAAATGCCCGGGCCAAAGCTGATGTTGGGGACGAAATGACCGTCCATGATATCCAGGTGAACGAGGCCTGCGCCGCCGTTTTCGATAGCCTTGAGGCCGTTACCCAGTTCCAAAAAGTTTGCGTTCAAGACGCTGGGTGCGATGATCTGTTTCATGAATTGCAAGTTAGAAATTTTGCCAAGGACTCGCAAGACCATGTAACGGCTTGGCATGGAATTTGCAAACAAACATTAGACGGATAAATTACATTTTACTATCTTTACGCTTAAATAAAAACCAAGGAGAAAATAAAATGTCTAAAGGTACTAAGACCGTAGTTGCAAAGCCGGCTGCCAAGAAGGCTGCTGCTAAACCCGCTGCAAAGGCTGCCACCAAGGCCGCAAAGCCCGCCGAAAAGAAGCCCGCTGTAAAGGCCGAAGAAAAGGTTGTTGCTAAGAAGGCTCCTGCAAAGGCTGCCGCTAAGCCTGCAGCAAAGGCTGCTACTAAGGTTGCAAAGCCCGCTGCCGAAAAGAAGACTGTTGCCAAGGCCGCTCCCAAGGCTCCCGCCAAGGCTGCAAAGAAGTCTGCCGCTCCCAAGAAGGTTACTCAGGAAGTCGTTGCTGACTGTCCGCTTGCTACCACCGTTTCTATCGCAGGTACCTTCAACAACTGGATGGTTGATGTGGACATGCTGAAGAAGGACAAGAAGACTGGTCTCTGGAAGATCAAGCTGGAACTTGTTCCGGGCGATTATGAATACAAGTTTGTTTGCGACGGTGAAAACTGGGACGTAGGCGACAACAAGATCATGCACGTTTAATTTGCTGATTTTACAAATTGCGTTTGAGAAGGTTCCTCTAAGGAGGGGCCTTTTCATTTTTAGGTTAGAATGCCTGGATTATTGGGAAAGTTTCTTTGTTGGGTAGAATTTTCTTTGCGGTAAAGAATTAGATTCTCTATGGAGAAATTTTAAACAAGTGTGGGTGGAGAATATTGTGAAGGGAATGAAGTTCTTTTTTGCGGGATTTTTGGGCGCGTTGGCTCTGAATCTTGGGGCTTGCGGCTCTGACGATAAAAGTTCCACGGCTCCGATGGATGAATTGTCATCGGGTTCTGAAGATTATTTGTTTTCGTCAGGTGAGGAAAATTCTAACGGTTTAGTTTCCGGTTCTTCAGATTCGTCGGTTGATTCGTTGGCGGGAACATCTTCAAATTCCTTGACAAGTTCCGCAGAGGACTTGTCGGCAGGTTCCGCGACGGACCCTACGGCAGACACGGTTGTTGCGCTGAAAAATCCTCCGGTCATCTTTACCGAAGTGGACCTTGTGAATTTGTCTTACAAGGATGAAGAAGGTGGTGACGCCGGTTGGGTGGAAGTTTATAATCCAGCAGATACGGCGGTAAACCTGAAGGGTTATTATCTGACCAACTCCAAGGCGGAACAGACCAAGTTCCAGTTTGGCAATGTGGTAGTTCAGCCAAAGTCCCACATGATTGTTTACCTGTCTGGGAGAAACTTGCCGGACTATGTGGCGCCCCATGATACTGTCAATCTTTTGAGTTCCTATTGTGAAGGGGAAACGGATGCGGTAAATTATCCTGGTCGTGGTGCCAGCGAAATAAAACCTTTGGATGGTGCGTCCGATTTTTGCTTTGTGGAAAACGGAGTGAATAGGGCCGGCGCCCAGATGATTCCCGTGAAGTCGTCCCTGGGTTATTACGTTTTGTCATTGACCATCGGCTCGACGAACGAGGGTAAGGTTCCTGTGGATCTTTCCAAGGCAAATCAGTTTCAGCTGAAAGCTTATATCCCCAAGGATCACGAAGTCTACTTCAAGATTTTGCAGAAGGGTTTCCGCGAAATTAAAAGCTGGAACAAGATGCTGGTGGGAACGGGAGATTCCAACACGGTTTATTCCATTAGGCCGCCTCTCCATTCCGACTATCCTAACCTGGCTGAAATTACTGGCCTTCGCCTGGACAAGGATTATCACGATTCTCTTGCTACAGATATTAAGGTTTTCAGTTATATCGCCTATGGCCGCGGATACGAACCTCACGCCAATTTCAAGTCCAAGAAGGATGGTGGTTCTCTCTATTTGTTCAATGGCGAAAAACAGCTTGTGGATTCCGTGATGTATCCGGCGGCTGTTATCGGAAAAACTTGGTCCCGAGAAATTGCGGCAGTTAATGGTGTGGTCGCCGGCGCAGTTACCAGTACCTCCGCGAAGTGGGGCTTCGCAAATGCAACGCCTTATGGTGAAACTGTAGGCGCTGTGGAAAATGCTCCCCAAACTGTGAAAACAGAATTCCCTAACTCCGGTTTTTATTCTGCGCCATTCTCTATTGCCTTTGGAACTGATGATGAAATCCGCTGCGAAAAGGGCGGTACTGTTCCCACAGCAACGAGCCCGCTGATGGTTACTAGTTTGAAGATTGATACCACCACGGTTTTGCGCTGTGCTACTTTTGAAAACGGTGCTGTTCCTGGTAACGTCATTAACCGCACTTATGTTTTTGAAGACCAGCCTACGGTCGCTTCCGTATTTATTACTGGCGATCCGCTGCAGATGTTCCATGCCGATTCCGGCTTGTTCATGAATGAAAATTTCTGGGGCGACAAGGAAATTCCTGTGAACATTGAATTGCTGGAAGCCGGTCAAAAGGTGAGCGGCTTCAGCGAGAACGCAGGTCTTGCCATTAGCGGTAACGCCACCCGAACTTGGGCGAAGAAATCTGTGGAAATTACCTTCCGCGAAAAGTACGGAAAGAATAAACTGGATTATGTGCTGTTCCCGGAATTTCCCGACTTGAAAAAATTCAAGAGCTTCAAACTGCGCAACAACGGAAACAACTATCACTTTGATTACATCCGCGATATGTTGGCTTCCTCCATTACGGAAGGCCTGGGCATTGA contains these protein-coding regions:
- a CDS encoding CotH kinase family protein, whose translation is MKFFFAGFLGALALNLGACGSDDKSSTAPMDELSSGSEDYLFSSGEENSNGLVSGSSDSSVDSLAGTSSNSLTSSAEDLSAGSATDPTADTVVALKNPPVIFTEVDLVNLSYKDEEGGDAGWVEVYNPADTAVNLKGYYLTNSKAEQTKFQFGNVVVQPKSHMIVYLSGRNLPDYVAPHDTVNLLSSYCEGETDAVNYPGRGASEIKPLDGASDFCFVENGVNRAGAQMIPVKSSLGYYVLSLTIGSTNEGKVPVDLSKANQFQLKAYIPKDHEVYFKILQKGFREIKSWNKMLVGTGDSNTVYSIRPPLHSDYPNLAEITGLRLDKDYHDSLATDIKVFSYIAYGRGYEPHANFKSKKDGGSLYLFNGEKQLVDSVMYPAAVIGKTWSREIAAVNGVVAGAVTSTSAKWGFANATPYGETVGAVENAPQTVKTEFPNSGFYSAPFSIAFGTDDEIRCEKGGTVPTATSPLMVTSLKIDTTTVLRCATFENGAVPGNVINRTYVFEDQPTVASVFITGDPLQMFHADSGLFMNENFWGDKEIPVNIELLEAGQKVSGFSENAGLAISGNATRTWAKKSVEITFREKYGKNKLDYVLFPEFPDLKKFKSFKLRNNGNNYHFDYIRDMLASSITEGLGIDYQHGRASIVFYNGEYYGIHNIRESSNKNYYLAKYNLDGDQVDILNSSAESITGSPVDFIALTNFLLTKTMTDEDVATVNEQMDLNNFINYYAAEIFANNRDWPGNNRKVWRGSSPKTPWKWFMYDTDMAFDNSQTDKQENLKGNIFEFVTAANSGWPNNPEFTQHLRMLLKNENFKAAFINQIAAILCMNFSAERVVARMEKLNGAITAEVSRDQKRWSKNVATMTEHEGRIKTFATTRQDVVRKEMKEHFALGEMVDVTLASSGNGNVQVHYLPLDKSSLKIKFFKGTPVTLTAVPKDGGIFIGWSDGVKDATRTIDPEDGLKITANFK
- a CDS encoding glycoside hydrolase codes for the protein MSKGTKTVVAKPAAKKAAAKPAAKAATKAAKPAEKKPAVKAEEKVVAKKAPAKAAAKPAAKAATKVAKPAAEKKTVAKAAPKAPAKAAKKSAAPKKVTQEVVADCPLATTVSIAGTFNNWMVDVDMLKKDKKTGLWKIKLELVPGDYEYKFVCDGENWDVGDNKIMHV
- the rpe gene encoding ribulose-phosphate 3-epimerase, whose amino-acid sequence is MKQIIAPSVLNANFLELGNGLKAIENGGAGLVHLDIMDGHFVPNISFGPGISACVKKGTSLPLDCHLMIANPENYVAEFAKAGAHLISVHAETTNHLDRLLHQIAELGVKPAVAINPATPLSNIKHVLDIVDMVLVMSVNPGFGGQSLIPYCLDKIRELRQMKPELDIQIDGGVKLDNILACKEAGANVFVVGSAIFGKPNPEEVCRQFVKMVNG